The Piliocolobus tephrosceles isolate RC106 chromosome 4, ASM277652v3, whole genome shotgun sequence genome contains the following window.
NNNNNNNNNNNNNNNNNNNNNNNNNNNNNNNNNNNNNNNNNNNNNNNNNNNNNNNNNNNNNNNNNNNNNNNNNNNNNNNNNNNNNNNNNNNNNNNNNNNNNNNNNNNNNNNNNNNNNNNNNNNNNNNNNNNNNNNNNNNNNNNNNNNNNNNNNNNNNNNNNNNNNNNNNNNNNNNNNNNNNNNNNNNNNNNNNNNNNNNNNNNNNNNNNNNNNNNNNNNNNNNNNNNNNNNNNNNNNNNNNNNNNNNNNNNNNNNNNNNNNNNNNNNNNNNNNNNNNNNNNNNNNNNNNNNNNNNNNNNNNNNNNNNNNNNNNNNNNNNNNNNNNNNNNNNNNNNNNNNNNNNNNNNNNNNNNNNNNNNNNNNNNNNNNNNNNNNNNNNNNNNNNNNNNNNNNNNNNNNNNNNNNNNNNNNNNNNNNNNNNNNNNNNNNNNNNNNNNNNNNNNNNNNNNNNNNNNNNNNNNNNNNNNNNNNNNNNNNNNNNNNNNNNNNNNNNNNNNNNNNNNNNNNNNNNNNNNNNNNNNNNNNNNNNNNNNNNNNNNNNNNNNNNNNNNNNNNNNNNNNNNNNNNNNNNNNNNNNNNNNNNNNNNNNNNNNNNNNNNNNNNNNNNNNNNNNNNNNNNNNNNNNNNNNNNNNNNNNNNNNNNNNNNNNNNNNNNNNNNNNNNNNNNNNNNNNNNNNNNNNNNNNNNNNNNNNNNNNNNNNNNNNNNNNNNNNNNNNNNNNNNNNNNNNNNNNNNNNNNNNNNNNNNNNNNNNNNNNNNNNNNNNNNNNNNNNNNNNNNNNNNNNNNNNNNNNNNNNNNNNNNNNNNNNNNNNNNNNNNNNNNNNNNNNNNNNNNNNNNNNNNNNNNNNNNNNNNNNNNNNNNNNNNNNNNNNNNNNNNNNNNNNNNNNNNNNNNNNNNNNNNNNNNNNNNNNNNNNNNNNNNNNNNNNNNNNNNNNNNNNNNNNNNNNNNNNNNNNNNNNNNNNNNNNNNNNNNNNNNNNNNNNNNNNNNNNNNNNNNNNNNNNNNNNNNNNNNNNNNNNNNNNNNNNNNNNNNNNNNNNNNNNNNNNNNNNNNNNNNNNNNNNNNNNNNNNNNNNNNNNNNNNNNNNNNNNNNNNNNNNNNNNNNNNNNNNNNNNNNNNNNNNNNNNNNNNNNNNNNNNNNNNNNNNNNNNNNNNNNNNNNNNNNNNNNNNNNNNNNNNNNNNNNNNNNNNNNNNNNNNNNNNNNNNNNNNNNNNNNNNNNNNNNNNNNNNNNNNNNNNNNNNNNNNNNNNNNNNNNNNNNNNNNNNNNNNNNNNNNNNNNNNNNNNNNNNNNNNNNNNNNNNNNNNNNNNNNNNNNNNNNNNNNNNNNNNNNNNNNNNNNNNNNNNNNNNNNNNNNNNNNNNNNNNNNNNNNNNNNNNNNNNNNNNNNNNNNNNNNNNNNNNNNNNNNNNNNNNNNNNNNNNNNNNNNNNNNNNNNNNNNNNNNNNNNNNNNNNNNNNNNNNNNNNNNNNNNNNNNNNNNNNNNNNNNNNNNNNNNNNNNNNNNNNNNNNNNNNNNNNNNNNNNNNNNNNNNNNNNNNNNNNNNNNNNNNNNNNNNNNNNNNNNNNNNNNNNNNNNNNNNNNNNNNNNNNNNNNNNNNNNNNNNNNNNNNNNNNNNNNNNNNNNNNNNNNNNNNNNNNNNNNNNNNNNNNNNNNNNNNNNNNNNNNNNNNNNNNNNNNNNNNNNNNNNNNNNNNNNNNNNNNNNNNNNNNNNNNNNNNNNNNNNNNNNNNNNNNNNNNNNNNNNNNNNNNNNNNNNNNNNNNNNNNNNNNNNNNNNNNNNNNNNNNNNNNNNNNNNNNNNNNNNNNNNNNNNNNNNNNNNNNNNNNNNNNNNNNNNNNNNNNNNNNNNNNNNNNNNNNNNNNNNactttgggaggccaagacgggtggatcacgaggtcaggagatggagaccatcctggctaacccagtgaaaccccgtcttggcctcccaaagtgctgggattacaggcttgagccaccgtgcccagcctgtgatTTTTAGGGTAATTCAATGGGCTTGAAGAACATGCAATGGCCTGGGACAAAGTTTGTTGGGCCTGCAGAGGAGTCAAGGGTTTGTGACAAAAGTCTGTCCTGGTGTGTTGACATACTTCAGTCTTTCCTCCTGCAAAACGAGTTCAGTTAATGAAAACTCAGGGAGGGAACCAGAGGCAATCGTTTCCTTTGGTGTTCTGGACTAAATTTAGGCAGCTAAGGGAACAACTTCATCTTGGGCTTTGGGAAGAACAAAGAATTGACAGACAGGAGTCTGGTGGTGGGTGAGGTCAGAGAGGCCTTGAGGCTTCTTCATCAGTTCAGCATGTCAAAATACATTTTGGGGTATtggtttctgagccccaacacccAGTTACTGTACTTGAATGCTTCCAGGGATGGGGAATTCACCACTTTAAAGGAAGCTCTTTCGTCTCTCAGTGTGTCTGCTACCTGAGCCTAGAACAGACAGCAGAGTCATGCCAGCTAAATAGAAACTTTCAGGCCCAGCCAGTCGCgatggctcacatgtgtaatcccagcattttgggaggctgagaccagcctgggcagcatggcgaaaccctgtctctatttaaaactAAATCCAAACTTGCCCATTTCCTCTGGACACATTCTTTCTGGCTCCTTCCAGCATCTTTTGTAAACCCAGGTGTCACTGTTCTGGttaaaatccttcagtggctCTCCTTTCTTGGGATCTAGCCAGGATCCCTGCCTGGCCTACTGGCCTTGCTGACCTCTGCAACCTCATCTTCTCCATTCTCTACCTGCCCTGCCCCCCAGCCCCTCCTACCCCAAATCTTGCAATTCTCTTACCAGGCcatgctctctcttgctctgACCAACTCCCCTTTTCTCAGAAAATTGCTCATTCTTCAGTTCTCCAGGATCACTTCCCTGACCCCAAGACTAGATTGGGTCCCTTGCTTGCTTATTCATGGTTGTAGCACGCTGGACTTCTCTTTACTAGTACTTGTCAACGCTGAAATTCTCCATTTACTTGAGCAATTAGTTCACTAATGTCTGCTCCTCCACTCGATGGTAAAGTTCAGGCGAGCAGGGCTCCGAGTGTGCTCTCTTTGCCTCTCCAGCACCTAGCAATGTGCCTGGCAAGTATTCACCGGATGGATGGATTACTCACTCCAGGAAGGCGGGCCCCAACCTGCTTGGCTGTGGAGACGCCTGGAAGTGGACCTATCTATCCCTGACCCGGGCCACCTGATATCCCTTAGGATGAGGCGGTGCCCGGGAAACTCCCAGGGCAAGAAGGACACAGCATAGCTCTGACTGGCATCCAGCTGCCAACTGGAAGAGGGCGCTCCGACTCTGTGCTTAGggacctcagttttcccaccGGTTCCCAGCAGGGTCGACCGCGAAGGGCCCTTGCCGCCCTGGGTAGACCCAGGGCATGCGCCACGGGCTGCGGCGGTCTGAGGAGCGGGGAGCCGCTCTGTGCCCCCGCAGGCCGCCGCTCCGGGCGAGGGCGCTCCAGGCTGGTCTTCTGGAGCAGTCGTGCGCTGACGGGGCCCCTCTGGCTGGCAGGTGGTGGCGCAGTGCGCGTCGGGAAGGCGGCGGGCTATCCGGTCCTCGGCTGCGGAGGGCACCATGGTCGGTGGCGAGGCGGCAGCTGCAGTGGAGGAGCTGGTCTCCGGGGTGAGGCAGGCGGCCGACTTCGCGGAGCAGTTCCGCTCCTACTCAGAGAGCGAGAAGCAATGGAAGGCACGCATGGAATTCATCTTGCGCCACCTGCCCGACTACCGCGACCCGCCCGACGGCGGTGGCCGCCTGGACCAGCTGCTGTCCCTCTCCATGGTCTGGGCCAACCATCTCTTCCTAGGCTGCAGGTGCGGACCCCTGCCGGCCGGCTGATCCTGTCCCCTGTCTTCCGACCCTCAAGCCCTCTCCCAGGGCTCACCCCTGACCCGAACCTCTGCCCCAGACTGAACCCGCTCCCAACCTCCATCCGCATTGGCCGGCCCGAAGACTGATTCCCACCCTGAAGGCCCCTTGGAACGATCCTtatctttgagcctcagttttctcttctggtaAAAGGGTGGTTATGATGACTGTAATAATTAAAGGGTGAAGAGCTAAACACATGGCGGGTTCAAAAGTTGCTATTGTTATTTGTATTACTACTATCATTAGCTCAAACCATCACCTTTGCAGTGTGCATTCGAAGTCCGTTAGGCCCTGTCACCTACATGGCAAGGCGCAGAGACAGAAACGgagatccccattttacagatgaaaaagctTAGGGAGGGAAGTGATATAACTAGGACCATGCAGCTTCTGGCAGGTTTGGTGGATTTTAACCACTAATGACAGGATGTAATCTGTATCCTATGGCTTTTTGTCCTCACTCCACAGCCCACTGGGTCCTAAGTAGGAACCAGCTTCACCTCTCTGCTTTCCCTCTTATGAAAATGACCGATGCCTTTTTGTCAAGGTCCCAAAGCCCACTTCATCCTGGCTGCTGCACCAAAAGGACAAAGGCCCGCTTTTGAAGTGCCTGATAAGGCATTCCCTTCACCCCTCCATGAGGAAGGTGGCAAATCTTGAGACTCCCTATTAGAGAGCCTCCATTTTCCTGAAATTGTGTCAGGAAAATAGGGTGACTTGGTTTGATCTTGGTTTCTACACCTATTATGGTTGCCTAACTCTGGTCATTTGGCCCCTCCAGGCCTAAGCCACTTGGTTTTGCTTCACATATTGGGGTTTATTAGAACAGAATGTAGGGAACCAATGCCAGAGACACTCGTCCCTTTTCCCTGCCTTCTAGGTGCTCCTGGGAAATCCTGGTTTTCCATGGTTAGGCAAATGTCAGAGAATTGggcaaataaataatgtttttgttAGACTGACATTCCatgtacttaaaaaataaacaaaaatattttggccCTCATCCTGTATCTGAGAATATCTGTTGTTGGATGTACAGTGCCTCTGTtcttctaaatcttgaaacattTGCTTTACTGGTATTTATAAAGTCCACTTCTGTATCTACAAGCAAGAAGTGTTCACAggaccaggcgcagtgtctcacgccagtaatcccagcactttgggagaccaaggtgggaagatcacttgaggtcaggagttcgagaccagcctggccaacatggtgaaaccctgtctctactaaaaatactaaaattagccgggcgtggtggcacacgcctgtaatcccagctactcaggaggctgaggcaggagaattgcttgaacctgggaggtggaggttgcagtgagccaagaccacaccactgcactccaacctgggggatagagcaagactccatctcaaaaccttGTGCTGAACATGTATAGGTTGGCCCTGCAGTATCAGATCAGTTCTCTGAGAGTTGATTTTATGGTTGAGCAACCTGCAGTTTCTTATTAATTCACAATGACAATTCTTCCGACGTTTTTAccttattactttttattgtgcAGTTACAATAAAGACCTTTTAGACAAGGTGATGGAAATGGCTGATGGGATTGAAGTGGAAGACCTGCCACAATTTACTACCAGAAGTGAGTTAATGAAAAAGGTAAATAGGATTTCCAAGTGTATGTGATGAAATGGTGTAGAGTTAACAGTCCCTGCTTTGATGACACTATATTAGAGTATATTGTTTTTGAGTGCTCTTGTTTACTACCCCAAAGACCTAtaccttttcattattatttcccCATAATTGGTATAACCTTTTCAGAAGTAGTTGACAACACATTGTGATGAATTATGCGTTGTTGATGAGGTAACACATAAGCTTAACCTCTTCTGGGTGTTTAGGAACATTGTTTTGAGATTTTTGcttgatgtttaaaaaaatgttggctAGAATACTTGTTTCCTACTTGTTAAAAAATCTTGTTGGTAATAGAGTAACTAACTCATCCTTACCCTGGCTGTGAGTGCTGACCTGAGTAGTTTGGCTTCTCTGATTTGCTGATAGGAATGCGGCTGGAGCAATGTCGATACCATAGCTGTTCTCTATCCTGTGGGGTCTGATCTCAGGCGATGGGTTTTTTACAGTGAGTCTTGCCTAGAGTCTTGAATCTGGATGCTGGAGCTGGGCCTATAGAGAGTGTGGCAGAAAGAACCTCAGAGTATGGAGCTGGGCATCCTAGCTATTAATACTTTTCAGAATCACCCCCAATATGTACTTGTTTCACATTTATCTGCTCAGGCAGCAGAATTAATTGCTCGCTTATCTTCCAAAATTCCTTTGGCACTTTATCCAGACCTCTTTTAAAGCAGTTGTGACCTTCAGGGAAGAGATGGTATCTAAAGTTTTATTTAGTCTTTAGTACTCCCAAACCTAGTATACTTATACCCCAGAGAAGGTACTcagaaaatacttataaaatcGACTGAAGCAATAGAGTAAAAAGCTACTGGTCCCTTTTTAGGTCTGCCCTTAGAAACATAGGTAAGCCCATTGCTCTACATTCAGGTCTTGTCTTGGGAGGTGGGGCACATACAGAGGTCCTCTTCCATATAGGTGTCAAGGAACTAGTCAAATCCTCAGTTGCTCCTAAAGTATTTCAGTCCCAAATAGCACACCCCACTTGATTTTCAGgatggtttgtttttctttcttttttttttttttgagacggagtctcgctctgtcgcccaggctggagtgcggtggccggatctcagctcactgtaagctccgcctcccgggtttacgccattctcctgcctcagcctcccgagtagctgggactacaggtgcctgccacctcatctggctagtttttttgtattttttagtagagacggggtttcaccgtgttagccaggatggtctcgatctcctgacctcgtgatccgcccgcctcggcctcccaaagtgctgggattacaggcttgagccaccgcgcctggctgttttTCTTAAGAAAGTATTCTTTTAGTTTTAATCTGAACCTGGGGAAAAGCTTCAGGTTGGTTTTTGAGAtgctattatgtttttaaaattggctGTTACCTCAACGCAGTACTcctgacaaaaaataaataaataagtaaaaccagCTGTTACAAAGGGGCTACTGTTTTTAGCCAGGGGGCAATGTGAATTGGGAGTTTGTGGCTTTTTGGATCTTCTCATGTAATACTTAAAAACATACTGGGCAGTCCTTGGGTGTCCTACAGTGAGGTTCTTGGGGCCCAGCCAGGGAGGAGCTAGATAGTTTCTGGCTGCTGGAGTATACCTTatggggcagaggcagaggtagGCAGGGAGTGAGGTGagcctttattttaaatttattttttagagagagtctcactttgtcacccagactggattgcagcggcatgatctcggctcactgcaacctctgcctccaaggctcaagtgattctagcacctcagcctcctcagtagctgggattacagccgggtaccaccacacccagctaatttttgtatttttagtagagacggttttgccatgttttccaggctggtcttgaactcctggcctcaagtgatctgcccagcctcccaaagtgctaggattacaggcgtgagccactgcatctggccgaGCCTCTATTTTTTAACTGCTTGTGGtagattctttcctttttgtttctaagaggttttctgattttcctttttttttttttttttttttttgagacggagttttgctcttgttgcccaggctggagtgcaatggttcagctcactgcaacctctgtctcgcAAGTTTAAGTGAtcccttgcttcagcctcccgagtggctaggattataggcacctgccaccatgcccggctattttttgtatttttagtagagatggggtttcactatgttggccaagctgttctccaactcctgacttcagttgatctgcccacttcagcctcccaaagtgctgggattacaggcgtgagccaccgtgtctggaaaggttttctgatttttttatatcAGTTCTCCATTATACTTCTCTGTCTTATATGTTTTCTGAAAGGTATCTGAACTCCTTCCAGTCATGTTGGGTATTAGAGATCAGAACACCTAATGACATTGGGCTGCAGACCCCAGTAGGAGACTGAGGAGGTTTGGCATGTCCCAAACATTATAGACCAgtgtgaaatgtgtgtgtgtgtgtttgttaggAAGGGTCTTTCTGAAACATCCTAAAGGGGTCTTATACCTAAAAAATGTACAGAGCCCCTGCCCTGGGATGTTCATTCTTGACACTGTCATTGCACAGTGTGAGTCTACAGAGAAGAGTCCTCAGGCATGAAATTATCATCTTGAAACCAGTGCCGCCATCTTACTAATCATTAGCAGTTAGCTATGTGGAAGAAACCTGTACAGAGGCCATACTTCAATAGCATTTTTGAATTGTGTGTTGCAACTTCCTTCAAATAAAACTTACGTTTTTCTAGGTAGCCAGGTTTAACTTTAGTCTGTTGATGCCACTGTAAGTGAAATTCAGCTGATTCTGAAAAGTGAGATACTTCGTGGGTGCATAGAGTTttgccagttttgttttgtttcgcaGTTTTGTTTGCATAGAGTTTTGCCAGTTTTGTTTTGTGCCTAGAGTTTtgcctgttgctcaggctggagtgcagtgacttgctcacagctaactgcagccttgacctcccaggctcaagtgatccttgaaccttagcctccccagtagctgggactacaggcatgcgccaccatgcttggttaatttttgtagagaccgggtttcgctgtgttccccaggctggtctcaaatgatccaaccgcctcagcctcccaaagtgctggtgtgagtcactgtgcctggtgagTCTTTAAGACTTCTAGATAAGCCCATTCTGGGAACGAGTCATCTGATCTGTGTACCATGACAAATTTGTGTGGTATTGAAGGCTGTCCTCTCTCCATTGAAGGCCACTGGAAAGAGAGCCATGAGGACTTTGCAGCAGTTTTGTCCTTTGCTTGCAGTCTTTGCACACATGATAGAGGATGCTGATAAACATTAGGCAACATTGCCAGCCCATAGACAAAATACTCCTGATGTCCAGCCATACACTTGAAAACGTCTGTTGTTGTTCTGCCCAGAATTGATCTTTAGCTAAAAAATTAGAGTTCAGTTGAGTTTTAAAGCTAGCTACCAAGTGGGAGTAAATTTCCTGGCATTGTTGGTATCTCAAGACAGACAGTGATGATGATTTGGAGGCACAGGctctttaagattttaaaaatactttatggcTATTCTGCAGCTTTGAGGCAAATACAGCTCTGCAATCTGTCCAGCTCTTTTTTTAAgtctgagaaaagaaatgagcatTGGTTTCTGACAGGTGGGATTTGTTGGACAGTTgcagtatataattttttttttcttttgaaaggagATTCAAACACACATACATTGAGTAAACAATCTTGATTATCTAACTGCCATCCTAGGATCCTGCTAGCAGCCTTTGTGGTTGCTCACCTTACCAGTTAATGAGCAATAATTAACAAAGAGCAGCAGCTGACTCAGGAAAGGTGTCATTGCTATGACTGTCAGAGTTGATATTTCCAAGGTAATGTCTTAAGGAGAAAGGAGTGATTGACTAGGAAGCTATCATTACTGACTCAAAGAAGCTGTCAACCTAATTACGTGGTCCGTTTTTTCTGAGAATACTTTTCTCCCAAGAGGGAAAATGGCAGTATGAAAAGTGACtatgaaggccaggcatggtggctcacacctgtaatcctaacactatgggaggccgaggcaggcagatcatgaggtcaggagttcgagaccagcctgaccaacatggtgaaacccccatctctactaaaaatacagaatttagctgggcgtggtggtgcgtgcctgtaatccccgctactcaagaggctgaggcaggagaatcactggaacctgggaggcaaaggttgcagtgagctgagatcgcaccactgcactccagcctgggcaacagagcgagactctgtctcaaaacaaaaaataataaataaaaagaaaagtgactaTGAAATTTGAaaggccaggtgcattggctcatgcctataatcccagcactttgggagtctgatgaggtgggcggatcatttgaggttgagagttcaagatcagcctggccaacatgataaaaccccatctactaaaaatacaaaaattagccaggtgtgagagtacatgcctgtagtcccagttactgtggaagctgaggcaggagaatcacttgagcctggaagatggaggttgcagtgagccgagattgcaccactgtactctagcctgggtgatggggtgagacatttaaaaaaaaaaaagaaagaaaaagaaatttcaaagaaaag
Protein-coding sequences here:
- the CDKN2AIPNL gene encoding CDKN2AIP N-terminal-like protein isoform X2, producing the protein MVGGEAAAAVEELVSGVRQAADFAEQFRSYSESEKQWKARMEFILRHLPDYRDPPDGGGRLDQLLSLSMVWANHLFLGCSYNKDLLDKVMEMADGIEVEDLPQFTTRSELMKKHQS
- the CDKN2AIPNL gene encoding CDKN2AIP N-terminal-like protein isoform X1; translation: MVGGEAAAAVEELVSGVRQAADFAEQFRSYSESEKQWKARMEFILRHLPDYRDPPDGGGRLDQLLSLSMVWANHLFLGCSYNKDLLDKVMEMADGIEVEDLPQFTTRTSKLSQKIYHIFIISYRIRKEAGMNVT